One window of the Rhizobiaceae bacterium genome contains the following:
- a CDS encoding glycosyltransferase family 2 protein produces MPFQKPASNRFRSTAWVVMPAYREAAVIGATVQALAPYFDNMLVVDDCSPDETAQAARDAGAMVCRHPVNLGQGASIQTGIELALARGAEQIVTFDADGQHRPEDAVRMLETLDAQKVDIVLGSRFIGLAEGISRRRRWLLKLAVAYTRLTTGLTLTDTHNGLRVMTASAARSLRIRHNRMAHASELLGQIAQKKLRYVEAPCTIVYTDYSRAKGQRMSGAFAILWDLAIGKLYR; encoded by the coding sequence TTGCCATTCCAGAAACCTGCCTCCAATCGCTTCCGGTCGACGGCCTGGGTCGTCATGCCGGCCTATCGGGAGGCGGCGGTGATCGGCGCGACGGTCCAGGCGCTTGCCCCCTATTTCGACAATATGCTCGTGGTCGACGACTGTTCGCCCGATGAAACCGCCCAGGCCGCACGCGATGCGGGAGCGATGGTCTGCCGCCATCCCGTCAATCTCGGGCAGGGGGCGTCCATCCAGACCGGCATCGAACTCGCGCTGGCGCGGGGTGCGGAACAGATCGTCACCTTCGACGCCGACGGGCAGCATCGGCCGGAGGATGCCGTGCGCATGCTGGAGACGCTCGACGCGCAGAAGGTCGACATCGTCCTCGGCTCCCGCTTCATCGGCCTTGCCGAAGGCATAAGCCGGCGGCGCCGCTGGCTGCTCAAGCTGGCCGTCGCCTATACCCGCCTCACGACCGGCCTGACGCTGACCGATACGCATAACGGGCTGCGGGTGATGACCGCGTCGGCGGCGCGGAGCCTGCGCATCCGGCACAATCGCATGGCGCATGCCTCCGAACTTCTCGGCCAGATCGCGCAGAAGAAGCTTCGCTATGTCGAGGCCCCCTGCACGATCGTCTACACGGACTACTCCCGCGCCAAGGGCCAGAGAATGTCGGGCGCCTTCGCGATCCTCTGGGATCTCGCCATCGGAAAGCTCTACAGATGA
- a CDS encoding DUF2304 domain-containing protein, with the protein MIKVVLSLGLFFLFFYAFSQRRKSWAVSVSIATTSLLGVVLVLFPDLTSWAAHRLGVGRGADLVLYCFVLITFAAIFNLHLRLRAAQETTTALARALAVATADRGPPDETA; encoded by the coding sequence ATGATCAAGGTCGTCCTGTCGCTCGGGCTGTTCTTCCTGTTTTTCTATGCCTTCTCGCAGCGCAGGAAATCCTGGGCGGTTTCGGTGAGCATCGCGACCACCTCGCTGCTCGGCGTGGTGCTGGTGCTGTTCCCCGACCTGACGTCTTGGGCGGCGCACCGGCTTGGGGTGGGGCGCGGCGCGGATCTCGTGCTCTACTGCTTCGTGCTCATCACCTTTGCCGCGATCTTCAACCTGCATCTGCGCCTGCGCGCCGCGCAGGAGACGACGACGGCGCTGGCGCGCGCGCTCGCGGTGGCGACGGCCGATCGCGGACCGCCCGATGAAACAGCTTAA
- a CDS encoding DUF2793 domain-containing protein, producing MTATPSLELPHILHSQAQKHVTHNEALERLDVLTQAVALGRSATPPVDPEEGECWIVAAEGGGAFAGHDGYIARFRDGGWEFVAARAGWRVWLEDEALLLVHSGSDWRPAVGELPMLGIGMAADAGTRLAVASDASLFSHAGAGHQLKLDKAGSGDTASLLFQTGLSGRAEIGTVGSDALSMKVSSDGVTWRTALQVDPDSGRVAFPQGGVRELLAVPRSFYVRIDGDDGNDGLADGAGHAFATIQRAVDAALALDSGLSDIEILVAPGTYVGGVSVAGALPGRGNLILRGAGGTAADVVISAPGHAIALDNGARLDVHRLTITAGSRGIDVANRSRLRFADIDFDVCGVAHVFALDARVVAIGDYRITGDAPYHVIAQTRGHITLSFATITMPTTLNFSANFAFALTKAIIEAFSCAFVGSATGSRFYVGVAAIIYTAGGAGYLPGDSAGSVDSASFGAYI from the coding sequence ATGACCGCAACGCCTTCGCTCGAACTGCCCCACATCCTTCACTCCCAGGCCCAGAAGCACGTCACCCACAATGAGGCGCTTGAGCGGCTCGATGTCCTCACGCAGGCCGTGGCTCTCGGGCGCAGCGCGACGCCGCCGGTTGATCCGGAAGAGGGCGAATGCTGGATCGTCGCCGCGGAAGGCGGCGGCGCGTTCGCGGGGCATGACGGCTATATCGCCCGCTTTCGGGATGGCGGCTGGGAGTTCGTGGCGGCGCGTGCCGGCTGGCGTGTGTGGCTGGAGGACGAGGCGCTTCTGCTTGTCCATAGCGGCAGCGACTGGCGGCCCGCCGTGGGCGAACTGCCGATGCTCGGCATCGGCATGGCGGCAGATGCCGGTACGCGCCTCGCCGTCGCCAGCGACGCCTCGCTGTTCAGCCATGCCGGCGCCGGACACCAGCTCAAGCTCGACAAGGCCGGATCGGGCGATACGGCGTCGCTGCTCTTCCAGACAGGTCTGAGCGGCCGCGCCGAGATCGGCACGGTCGGGTCGGACGCGCTGTCGATGAAGGTGTCGTCGGACGGCGTGACATGGCGAACGGCGCTGCAGGTCGATCCCGACTCCGGACGCGTCGCCTTTCCCCAGGGCGGCGTGCGCGAGCTTCTCGCTGTGCCGCGCAGCTTTTATGTTCGCATCGATGGAGACGACGGCAATGACGGTCTGGCCGACGGCGCCGGCCATGCCTTCGCAACGATCCAGAGGGCCGTGGACGCCGCGCTCGCGCTCGACAGCGGATTGAGCGACATCGAAATCCTGGTGGCGCCGGGCACCTATGTCGGCGGCGTCAGCGTGGCCGGTGCGCTGCCGGGGCGCGGCAACCTCATCCTGCGCGGCGCCGGCGGCACGGCGGCGGATGTCGTCATATCGGCTCCCGGCCATGCCATCGCGCTCGACAACGGCGCGCGGCTCGACGTGCACAGGCTGACGATCACGGCCGGCTCGCGCGGCATCGACGTCGCCAACCGCTCGCGCCTGCGTTTCGCCGACATCGATTTCGACGTCTGCGGCGTTGCCCATGTCTTCGCGCTCGACGCGCGCGTCGTCGCCATCGGCGACTATCGCATCACGGGCGACGCGCCGTATCACGTCATCGCGCAGACGCGCGGACACATCACTCTTTCGTTCGCGACGATCACCATGCCGACCACGCTTAATTTCTCGGCGAACTTCGCATTCGCGCTGACGAAGGCGATCATCGAGGCCTTCTCCTGCGCCTTCGTGGGAAGCGCCACCGGCAGCCGCTTCTATGTCGGCGTCGCCGCGATCATCTATACGGCGGGCGGCGCGGGCTACCTGCCCGGCGACAGCGCGGGCAGCGTCGACAGCGCATCGTTCGGCGCATACATCTGA
- a CDS encoding FkbM family methyltransferase yields the protein MRQHNIEKISFMGQSFLMAAVVSSWGVDDVVVGSIKQGEYVELDALVWWLAMLNREAPSLYLDVGSYSGLYAMIAAAHRPAHRTAAIEASVLTHGRLVQNILLNDFDLRVVPCHAAVSDRTEIVHLGHAFGALSMASGESLEPDYATDYLEPVASTSLDALLLQAGPERLGTVAATSAGILPVTAIGGMKIDVEGVEIAVLRGAAEVLRRFRPPLIVEILGAEKLASCREILSDAGYLMLAECPHLNYVFCHEADADMLRRSHEQVSAGEVPAIGCETILSFSR from the coding sequence ATGCGGCAGCACAATATCGAGAAAATCAGCTTCATGGGCCAAAGCTTCCTGATGGCGGCGGTGGTCAGTAGCTGGGGTGTCGACGATGTCGTCGTCGGCAGTATCAAGCAGGGCGAGTATGTCGAGCTGGATGCGCTCGTCTGGTGGCTCGCCATGCTGAACCGCGAGGCGCCTTCGCTCTATCTCGACGTCGGCTCCTACAGCGGCCTCTACGCGATGATCGCCGCGGCGCATCGCCCGGCGCATCGCACCGCCGCCATCGAGGCCTCCGTGCTGACGCATGGGCGGCTTGTCCAGAACATCCTGCTCAACGATTTCGATCTGCGCGTCGTGCCGTGCCATGCGGCGGTCAGCGACCGCACGGAGATCGTCCATCTCGGCCATGCCTTCGGCGCGCTGTCGATGGCTTCGGGCGAATCGCTGGAGCCGGACTATGCGACCGACTATCTGGAGCCGGTGGCCAGCACGAGCCTTGACGCTCTCCTCCTGCAAGCCGGTCCTGAACGGCTGGGCACGGTTGCCGCGACGTCGGCGGGCATACTTCCCGTCACCGCGATCGGCGGCATGAAGATCGATGTCGAGGGGGTCGAGATCGCCGTGCTGCGCGGAGCGGCGGAGGTGCTGCGCCGCTTCCGGCCGCCCCTCATCGTGGAAATCCTGGGCGCGGAAAAGCTTGCCTCATGCCGTGAGATCCTGTCGGATGCCGGCTATCTGATGCTGGCCGAGTGCCCGCATCTCAACTACGTCTTCTGCCACGAAGCCGATGCGGACATGCTGCGGCGCTCGCACGAACAGGTGAGCGCGGGCGAGGTCCCGGCGATCGGCTGCGAAACGATCCTGTCCTTCAGCCGGTAG
- a CDS encoding glycosyltransferase — MTRRRVCFVTFELAPFTGGGIGTWLANTLETYEDRGADFEVLFCGATMPDRDLFRRIYPRVVLHAISLESPDEEILHGRSLRRADMISVAQWRSYLLMCALEKLERETGRFDVIEFVDWCGAAYFSLNAKRLGRSFQQTVLSVRLHATESVLRDHETRSWSGENLVIADLERQALLDADLKIAHLSTVADAFQKHFAFPDSWRENFRIESPPVAVVRRADRTSRPTFATPIVFTSKFQSIKRPEIFARAASRLLSQNRFYQGAVRFLAFDVDPGVRYLSELAFPQGLRDRVVFGGPSDRSLREEIIRDSVAVFPGAFETYCFAAYEASLAGAIVVLNARNPAFGEGTPWIDGVNCLKFDGTSLRLHETLERIFSEPSATASIRPVEAVATEKPYWETVVPGTPVTATALTASVVVPHRFEGGLLHATVDSVLSDDEDVELAVVSHGNGEPGSDLVLDALEDLRREAPDRIKVIRRDGNLGVGGLLLEGIEETSGDIVAIIPAGFELLPGFLKTAIAALAAQPSHDAVLPMVRVVSEHDVFRTAEHWLPMGASIHYGLFVNRMTSGCVVARRSLLEAFPPNEVLTAEWLWDVMLRAAFSGRRFLVTDEPGVQAIGRVHFDHYAHSEQQRRDTFETVRRNLAVEGIDARASLAFLGDGELLSATGPIAASLIEASKAEAGDLRRQLDEVYHQSGDLESWRQRALHAEDQLRVLSDATSVRLALGAARAMEKARPWLRRPLRAALRRRR; from the coding sequence GTGACAAGACGGCGCGTCTGCTTCGTCACCTTCGAACTCGCCCCGTTCACCGGCGGCGGCATCGGTACGTGGCTGGCCAACACGCTGGAAACCTACGAAGACCGCGGAGCCGATTTCGAAGTGCTGTTCTGCGGCGCGACCATGCCCGACAGGGATCTTTTCCGCCGCATCTATCCGCGCGTCGTCCTGCACGCGATCTCGCTGGAGAGCCCGGACGAGGAGATCCTGCACGGCCGCAGTCTGCGTCGCGCCGACATGATCTCGGTGGCGCAATGGCGCTCGTATTTGCTGATGTGCGCGCTGGAAAAGCTTGAGCGCGAGACCGGCCGCTTCGACGTCATCGAGTTCGTGGACTGGTGCGGCGCCGCCTATTTCAGCCTGAATGCGAAGCGGCTCGGCCGCTCCTTCCAGCAGACGGTGCTCTCGGTGCGCCTTCACGCCACCGAAAGCGTCCTGCGCGACCACGAGACCAGGAGCTGGTCGGGCGAAAACCTCGTCATCGCCGATCTCGAGCGGCAGGCGCTGCTCGATGCCGATCTGAAGATCGCCCATCTGTCAACGGTGGCCGACGCGTTCCAGAAGCATTTCGCTTTCCCGGACAGCTGGCGGGAGAACTTTCGGATCGAGAGCCCTCCGGTGGCGGTCGTGCGTCGCGCGGATCGGACGAGCCGTCCGACATTCGCAACGCCCATCGTGTTCACCAGCAAGTTCCAGTCGATCAAGCGCCCGGAAATCTTCGCGCGCGCCGCCTCCCGGCTGCTGTCGCAAAACCGCTTCTATCAGGGCGCCGTCCGCTTCCTCGCATTCGACGTCGACCCGGGCGTCAGATATCTGAGCGAGCTGGCTTTCCCGCAAGGCCTGCGCGATCGCGTGGTCTTCGGCGGGCCGTCCGACAGGTCTCTGCGCGAGGAAATCATCCGCGACAGCGTCGCCGTCTTCCCCGGTGCCTTTGAGACCTACTGCTTCGCCGCCTACGAGGCCAGCCTTGCGGGCGCCATCGTGGTGCTCAATGCGAGAAATCCCGCCTTCGGCGAAGGCACGCCGTGGATCGACGGCGTCAACTGCCTGAAATTCGACGGCACGTCTCTGCGGCTCCACGAGACGCTGGAGCGCATCTTTTCCGAACCATCGGCGACGGCGTCGATCCGGCCGGTCGAGGCGGTCGCGACCGAGAAACCGTACTGGGAAACCGTCGTGCCCGGAACTCCGGTCACGGCGACGGCTTTGACCGCATCGGTGGTGGTGCCGCATCGCTTCGAGGGCGGGCTGCTTCATGCCACCGTCGACAGCGTGTTGTCGGACGACGAAGACGTGGAACTGGCCGTGGTCAGCCACGGGAATGGCGAGCCGGGGTCCGATCTGGTGCTGGACGCGCTGGAGGATCTGCGCCGCGAGGCGCCCGACCGGATCAAGGTGATACGCCGCGATGGCAATCTGGGCGTCGGCGGATTGCTTCTCGAAGGCATTGAGGAAACATCGGGCGACATCGTTGCGATCATCCCCGCCGGCTTCGAGCTGCTCCCGGGATTTCTGAAAACCGCCATCGCCGCGCTGGCGGCGCAGCCTTCCCATGACGCTGTTCTTCCGATGGTGCGCGTTGTGTCCGAGCATGACGTGTTCCGCACTGCGGAACACTGGCTGCCGATGGGCGCCAGCATCCATTACGGGCTGTTCGTCAACCGCATGACGTCGGGCTGCGTCGTCGCGCGGCGCTCGCTGCTCGAAGCGTTTCCGCCCAACGAGGTGCTGACGGCGGAATGGCTGTGGGACGTCATGCTGCGGGCTGCATTCTCGGGCCGACGATTCCTCGTCACGGACGAGCCGGGCGTGCAGGCGATCGGCCGCGTGCATTTCGACCACTACGCGCACTCCGAGCAGCAGCGCCGGGATACGTTCGAGACTGTGCGCCGGAACCTTGCCGTCGAGGGCATCGATGCCCGCGCGAGTCTGGCGTTCCTCGGCGACGGCGAGCTGCTTTCCGCCACCGGCCCGATCGCCGCCTCCCTGATCGAGGCGTCGAAGGCGGAAGCGGGGGATTTGCGGCGGCAGCTCGACGAGGTTTACCACCAGAGCGGCGATCTGGAGAGCTGGCGGCAGCGCGCTCTCCACGCGGAAGATCAGTTGCGCGTGCTGTCCGATGCGACGAGCGTGAGACTGGCGCTCGGCGCGGCGCGCGCCATGGAAAAAGCGAGGCCATGGCTGAGGCGACCGCTGCGGGCCGCCCTGCGGCGGAGACGGTGA
- a CDS encoding glycosyltransferase family 2 protein, with translation MPLVSVITRTRNRPDLLRRAARSLAQQTFRDLQWIVADDSTDAAAVEPALAEARRSGLAVRLCRVANPAGMESASNQGLALADTPYVTFLDDDDTWELSFLAETVSFLEARGTFAGVCTQTSVVEETADRDPTALRKYVMNEDLESIQIADMMVFNHLTTNSLLYRRAVHDRLGPYREDLPVMGDWEFGIRLVTAYDIGVIAKPLANYHRRIGAGDAPAAYANTVTSLPGLHAETDARLRNELLRKEWAEGRIGPGHLMALARIQLRADRLNQFHFHDIRAALDRHLGPPPSRDIETTDRPVSRSPTSPRRLLRRLLGCDG, from the coding sequence ATGCCATTGGTCTCCGTGATTACGCGCACCAGGAACCGTCCGGACCTGCTCAGGCGCGCCGCCAGGAGTCTGGCGCAGCAGACGTTCCGCGACCTTCAGTGGATCGTGGCCGACGATTCGACGGATGCAGCCGCGGTCGAACCGGCGCTGGCGGAGGCGCGGCGATCGGGTCTCGCGGTGCGGCTCTGCCGTGTCGCGAATCCGGCCGGGATGGAGAGCGCCTCGAATCAGGGTCTCGCCCTCGCCGACACGCCTTACGTGACCTTTCTCGATGACGACGACACATGGGAGCTCTCCTTTCTGGCGGAGACCGTGTCCTTCCTGGAGGCGCGCGGCACGTTTGCCGGGGTCTGCACGCAGACCTCGGTCGTCGAGGAGACGGCCGATCGTGATCCGACGGCATTGCGCAAATACGTCATGAACGAGGATCTGGAATCGATCCAGATCGCCGACATGATGGTGTTCAACCATCTCACGACCAACTCGCTTCTCTACCGGCGCGCGGTGCACGACAGGCTCGGTCCCTATCGCGAGGATCTGCCGGTGATGGGAGACTGGGAGTTCGGCATTCGGCTAGTGACGGCTTACGATATCGGCGTCATCGCCAAACCGCTGGCGAACTATCATCGCCGGATCGGCGCCGGTGACGCGCCGGCCGCCTACGCCAACACGGTGACGTCGCTGCCCGGCCTGCATGCCGAGACGGATGCGCGCCTGCGCAACGAGCTCTTGCGCAAGGAATGGGCCGAGGGCCGGATCGGCCCGGGGCATCTCATGGCGCTGGCCCGCATCCAGCTGCGCGCGGATCGCCTGAACCAGTTCCACTTCCACGACATCCGGGCTGCGCTCGACCGGCATCTCGGGCCGCCGCCTTCCCGCGACATCGAGACGACGGATCGACCGGTCTCTCGCTCGCCAACCTCGCCGCGCCGATTGCTGCGGCGGCTGCTGGGTTGCGATGGCTGA
- a CDS encoding glycosyltransferase, whose protein sequence is MAELAAPCIGGHGMDASDSTASSRSANIHAVVVAYRRYDRLATAFRSLERQQPPVARVILVDNTPPAERRRVETTLPVRRLPNERNLNGAGGYAMGILAALGAGADHILLLDDDGQLVGADYIRDALAELSATGADLVAPLPVDEEDSDQLCFPYPVAGGRTYDVAEMERVGRVEGFGHLFNGCVVPAATFLRFGLPDIRLCLRGDEVDFLHRMLRNGGRVVTSARIKVAHPSGKPETHSVLWDSLMAIDPGTEAKRYLTFRNRGYIFWHHRRYVTLAADIVRYFLYFVVLKRDWKAYRNWVRLTIEGARSRLGPPESAV, encoded by the coding sequence ATGGCTGAACTGGCTGCGCCCTGCATCGGTGGCCATGGCATGGACGCGTCGGACAGCACCGCCTCCTCCCGCTCCGCGAACATACATGCCGTGGTGGTGGCATATCGCCGCTATGACCGCCTGGCTACCGCCTTCCGGTCGCTGGAGCGCCAGCAGCCGCCGGTGGCGCGCGTGATCCTTGTCGACAACACGCCGCCTGCCGAACGACGGCGCGTCGAAACGACGCTTCCCGTCCGTCGGCTGCCGAACGAGCGCAATCTGAACGGCGCGGGCGGTTATGCGATGGGCATCCTCGCCGCCCTCGGGGCCGGCGCCGATCATATCCTGCTGCTCGACGATGACGGCCAGCTTGTCGGTGCCGACTATATCCGCGATGCGCTGGCGGAACTCTCTGCCACCGGCGCCGATCTCGTCGCGCCGCTTCCCGTGGACGAGGAAGATTCGGACCAGCTCTGCTTTCCCTATCCCGTTGCCGGCGGTCGCACCTATGACGTCGCCGAGATGGAGCGTGTCGGCCGCGTCGAAGGTTTCGGCCATCTTTTCAACGGTTGCGTCGTGCCTGCAGCGACCTTTCTCCGCTTCGGCCTGCCCGACATACGTTTGTGCCTGCGCGGCGACGAGGTGGACTTCCTCCATCGCATGCTCCGCAATGGCGGGCGCGTTGTGACGAGCGCCCGCATCAAGGTGGCCCATCCATCCGGCAAGCCGGAGACGCACAGTGTTCTCTGGGACAGCCTGATGGCCATTGATCCCGGCACTGAGGCCAAGCGGTATCTGACGTTCCGCAACCGCGGCTATATCTTCTGGCACCATCGCCGCTACGTCACGCTGGCGGCCGACATCGTGCGCTATTTCCTCTATTTCGTGGTCCTGAAACGCGATTGGAAGGCCTATCGGAATTGGGTCCGGCTGACGATCGAAGGCGCAAGGAGCCGGCTCGGTCCGCCGGAAAGCGCCGTCTGA
- a CDS encoding HAD family hydrolase: MKRSHTLSALSEVVALSGRFEVVSFDLFDTLLTRRTLSFEEIRQLSSARLMRHLDRRLFGTPETVSDRRHHAANVLRDSVALATREPPLQAIVERLLATGGGMDEDERRRLAEDAVAFELALEREALVAHADAGTVLAALRRAGKRVVALSDMYFSPADMNTLLEAKGLRHFFDEVFISTGIGETKHEGRVFDVVRRRLGVSPYRILHVGDNTVSDVGNAVAAGWSAARIGNHFPPVPHPEPLDGEALLVDLASDIMAAFLMAVMMRARMKAARRVFFLSRDATVMRRLWERVRQANPYLAAEFDGIEVKELCVSRSATHVLSMPWSRDFLREAVGRVGWLAGRKMSCSDVADHYGVPLPSTLKHADRCLPTSDLAEAMEQAGLTEALRAAILERQDMALAYLLQEGAIGDGPVVFGDIGYSGTIAIYISDYLLRERPDLLARTRIDMMMVASNSFLARNRALAWPAASIEPGVVFRHDGLPAILSDNFAWLECLFRDATRGRLRGYRRDGERIEPVFDAATGIADDLRARFEAEAVRKLSTGLSALGYGAPARIDRIAAAAMAHFARPSMPLVDAASRLVQEAGGLSLSSHPLVEKVPGAAVPARLRRWKVEDYWISGCLVASGQSRLIDGYGFLKSGNSLLRNAAGLPRRIARRMLR; the protein is encoded by the coding sequence TTGAAACGCAGCCATACCCTGAGTGCATTGAGCGAGGTGGTCGCGCTTTCCGGGCGGTTCGAGGTCGTCAGCTTCGACCTGTTCGATACGCTGCTGACGCGCCGGACATTGTCGTTCGAGGAAATCCGCCAGCTTTCGAGCGCGCGGCTGATGCGCCATCTCGACCGGCGGCTGTTCGGGACGCCCGAAACCGTCTCGGATCGGCGTCACCATGCGGCGAACGTGCTGCGCGACTCGGTCGCGCTGGCAACGCGCGAGCCTCCCCTTCAAGCGATCGTCGAGCGCCTGCTGGCCACGGGCGGCGGCATGGACGAGGACGAGCGCCGCCGTCTCGCCGAGGATGCGGTCGCCTTCGAGCTCGCGCTCGAACGGGAAGCGCTGGTCGCGCACGCGGATGCCGGGACCGTGCTCGCGGCGCTCAGGCGGGCCGGCAAGCGTGTCGTAGCGCTGTCGGACATGTATTTTTCGCCGGCGGACATGAACACGCTGCTTGAGGCGAAAGGCCTGCGCCATTTCTTCGATGAGGTTTTCATCTCGACCGGCATCGGCGAGACGAAGCACGAAGGCCGCGTTTTCGACGTCGTCCGCCGACGGCTCGGCGTCTCGCCGTACCGCATCCTGCATGTCGGCGACAATACTGTGTCGGATGTCGGCAACGCTGTCGCGGCGGGGTGGTCGGCGGCACGAATCGGCAATCATTTTCCGCCGGTCCCGCATCCGGAGCCGCTCGACGGCGAGGCGCTGCTGGTCGATCTCGCCAGCGACATCATGGCGGCGTTCCTGATGGCGGTGATGATGCGCGCCCGTATGAAGGCGGCGCGGCGCGTCTTCTTCCTCAGCCGCGACGCCACCGTGATGCGTCGCCTCTGGGAGCGGGTGCGGCAGGCCAATCCGTATCTCGCGGCGGAATTCGATGGCATCGAGGTGAAGGAACTCTGCGTCAGCCGATCCGCGACGCATGTCCTGTCGATGCCGTGGAGCAGGGATTTCCTGCGGGAGGCGGTGGGACGCGTCGGCTGGCTGGCCGGGCGGAAGATGAGCTGCAGCGACGTGGCCGACCACTATGGCGTTCCCTTGCCGTCGACCCTGAAACATGCGGATCGCTGTTTGCCGACATCGGACCTTGCCGAGGCGATGGAACAGGCCGGGCTGACGGAGGCTCTGAGGGCCGCCATTCTGGAACGGCAGGATATGGCGCTCGCCTATCTGCTCCAGGAAGGCGCCATTGGCGACGGGCCGGTGGTCTTCGGCGACATCGGCTATTCGGGCACCATCGCCATCTACATTTCGGACTACCTGCTCCGCGAAAGGCCGGATCTGCTTGCCCGGACCCGGATCGACATGATGATGGTCGCGTCCAACAGCTTTCTGGCGCGGAACCGGGCGCTGGCGTGGCCGGCGGCAAGCATCGAGCCGGGCGTGGTGTTCCGGCACGACGGCCTGCCGGCGATCCTCTCGGACAATTTCGCCTGGCTGGAATGCCTGTTCCGCGACGCGACGCGGGGCCGGTTGCGCGGTTACCGCCGCGATGGCGAACGCATCGAACCGGTCTTCGACGCCGCGACGGGTATCGCCGACGATCTGCGCGCACGCTTCGAGGCGGAAGCAGTGCGCAAGCTTTCGACCGGCCTGTCCGCGCTCGGATACGGCGCGCCGGCACGCATCGACAGGATCGCGGCCGCTGCCATGGCCCATTTCGCCCGCCCCTCCATGCCGCTGGTGGATGCGGCTTCGCGCCTCGTGCAGGAGGCCGGCGGGCTCAGCCTCTCGTCGCATCCGCTTGTCGAGAAGGTGCCGGGAGCCGCCGTGCCGGCGCGGCTGCGGCGCTGGAAGGTCGAGGACTACTGGATTTCCGGCTGTCTTGTCGCCTCCGGGCAGTCTCGCCTGATCGACGGCTACGGATTTTTGAAATCCGGCAACAGCCTTTTGCGCAACGCCGCCGGATTGCCGCGCCGCATTGCGCGCCGGATGCTTCGCTGA